In Scomber japonicus isolate fScoJap1 chromosome 20, fScoJap1.pri, whole genome shotgun sequence, the genomic window aaattgattttattttacaattggTAAATAATTAGCTTAAATGCTGTTTCAGATTCTTTTTACACACGGACATAGATTTCTTTTAAACCATATTGCTTAACCTTAGTCCCAATATGACTTCAGTTCATTTCCCCTGATCATCTTTAAAGTTTGATATGTctcaaatgaattattaaagagaagaaggggggagggcTGAACACTGGAGCAGTGTAAGAAAACATGAGGCACGGACCAATACAAAAGAATACACAGAGGTCAAAGAATTACAACACTTTAAAATAGGAaaattaagtgtgtgtgaccatgATATCTAACCAAAAGCATCTGTGGCATGTTGAAAACCAAAATGCGGCCAGCAGTAGAAAATTCATTGGACAGTGGGAAAGAGCAGAGTGACAAAAATACCTCAGGCAGAGAAGCACCCTTGCACTTAAACTCAAAATTGCATGTTTAACACTTGAATGAATCCcgtttccttcttttttcactGATCCAGCAGTTCTttcacccaaacacacacacacacacaagttgacCTTGGTCACCTTTGGGGACactacatagacttacattcatttcctggagacttatctTAACCCTATCCTTAACCACTGACctaaaaatcagcatttttttctAACTGGGGACATAGCTTTGTTCCCCAGCTGAGCAATCACCAACATCACCATTTCTTGTCCCTCTCTTATTTACATGTGTCCCAGTTTTCCAGCCAGTGCAGAGGCCATGTCAGCCAGCAGCTCCTCCCTGGCGCAgtcctccctcctctgcagcTCGTGGACAAAATGCCCCTTCAGTTCCTTCATCTCCACCACACGTTCCACCAGCTCCCTGCGGATCAAGCTCTGCACCTCTGGGGGCCGATCTGACCTGCTGTCCACCACCTCAGGCCTCTGGCCGCATAGAGACACAGCCTTTTTCAGACCCCCAGCATCAACATCCAGTAGTTTCTCTACAGTATGCTTTTGACCCAGACGGTCTGCATGTGTGAGCACTGGGATGATATATCCCAAGACTCCATCTCCGAACAGTTCCAGGGTGGCTCGGATTGCCTGAGCCGCATCCTGGTCAGTCTCCATGCTACAGCCCGGTGCCCGGATCACCAGCAGGAAGGCGTGTGGTCCGGGACCAGCAAGCTGAAGGCTCCTCAGAGCTTCTTTGGCTCTCTTATTGTCTTCCAGCGATGTCCCCAGAAGATCTGGGGTGTCAATCACTGCAACCTCTCTACTGTTCACTACTGTACTTCTTCTGCTACTCTCCATCAGTGGTTCCACAGTTGGCGCTGCAATGCAGCCCAACAAAGTGTCTGCCAGGGAGGTCCGTCCTCCACCGGCGGGCCCCAGGAGGATCAATCTCAGGCCGGGTTTCATGGGGCTGGGgtttccactgctgctgctctgatcTGCCTCCAAAGGTCCGTCACTGGTTGATCCTGCGCAGGTGACAAGTTTaaattagataaataaaaaagcactTTGCAGAAAAGCTGTGATTTTCAGCCCAAACCCAACTGGGCCTACTCCAGCGTAATGGGTTCAGTTTATTTAAACCCAAACTTCTTTTTCAATCAGGTAGGGATTAACTGCTTTTAGTCTGTTTCTTTGAATGTAAAGCAGTAATCAGAAGAACAAAACTGTATGTCAGTTTTGGATGTGCTGGCCTAACTTTTGGGTCTGTTAAAAACTCGCTATGCTGCTGTTAAAATCACAAGTTACCATTGATGTGCTTAAGATCCATCTTGGTCACTATGGTCCTgaattaaaagacatttaaatggaTGAGTGATGATGAGGTAGGATGTTAGCATGGGAGGATTCTcttgtttaaacacatttaattcgACAGAAACTGGAAATAGCAGAGAACtgagaaaatgaagagaaaaatgaaCTGACCTGTGATGGCTTTGATGGCAGCAACCAACCATTTGCACTTtgaaataaatcctgatggaGGAGTAATTAAAGGTCAACTGTTAAGCCAATAATTATCATGTAGACCTATCACTACAGTAACACTGATTCCTTCAGATACTAAATTGCTGTCATGTGTCTGAACATGTGTTTGAACTTCTGAGTCACTTCCTCTGACTACCCAAACGTACCATTTCAAAATGCCAACTTCTCCTGACCTGTTTACCCTCTCCTAAAAAGCCAATTTGCGGCACACTGAGAAGAGTAAACAGAACCCTACAAAAAAGGAGGAAGTGTGCTTACCTATGATAAACCGCCAAATTCGAGACAGCCATTTAAACAGGCTCTGGATTCCTGAAACACAAGACATGCATAGAAAAATCAGgaaatgcctttttttattatttttttaggtGACATTTAATTTGCTGGGGTGAAATTAGGGATGTATTTCATACCACGGAGGGTCCCCACTAGATGGCTCACCCAGCCCCAAAGAGCTGACAAACCTGAGGccacaaacacaacatgttACATTTCTGGtgattttatttcacattatataCAAATAGGAAGATCATTTTCCTTATGTCATAGTAGTTTATAGTTTTGGGTGGTGTCAGTTAAAGGGCGTATTCACagtttttcatgtctgtctaaAAACTATAATCAGATGAACTTCCGAACAGgttttgcttgctgtaatcattcctcctgttcatatggACTATAAGATCCCTTTATAATGCACTTTCGTTGCagtgggggacaaaatccacgaCTCTTGTGGATATGATGCTTCAGTAGTCTGATTTAGTCAAATTAAGTTGACAATCGTTTCAGTGAAAAATTCCCTTTTATGttggacagtgttttcctgttgagctACAATGGAAGGATCgtaacaaaaagaaggacttatgcactaaaaagactgtaactttTAAAGATTTCCACTTGATTCTACTAATTTAGGTGACTGAAGCTGTCATGTTACTTCAGGTGAACATTTAAACGTATGATTGTAAAGACACAGttctgtggattttgtcccacaTTACttacaataaaagcacatttaagaATAGATGCTTATT contains:
- the LOC128381554 gene encoding GTPase IMAP family member 7-like, giving the protein MECKCDPDDAVWWLNTNSTQMGAFTVVGYLLYRFSQTLPVLIRWPIRLFCSLTGLSALWGWVSHLVGTLRGIQSLFKWLSRIWRFIIGFISKCKWLVAAIKAITGSTSDGPLEADQSSSSGNPSPMKPGLRLILLGPAGGGRTSLADTLLGCIAAPTVEPLMESSRRSTVVNSREVAVIDTPDLLGTSLEDNKRAKEALRSLQLAGPGPHAFLLVIRAPGCSMETDQDAAQAIRATLELFGDGVLGYIIPVLTHADRLGQKHTVEKLLDVDAGGLKKAVSLCGQRPEVVDSRSDRPPEVQSLIRRELVERVVEMKELKGHFVHELQRREDCAREELLADMASALAGKLGHM